One region of Streptomyces sp. NBC_00442 genomic DNA includes:
- a CDS encoding amidohydrolase family protein, translating to METERTDTFPKIISVDDHTVEPPTVWQDRLPSKYRDIGPRIVRAPLKEMTFLGGKFAPVMGAKGDDGPVGDWWVYEDLHRPLTRLDTAVGYDRDEIRLEVITYEQMRKGSYDVTARLADMDVNHVQSALCFPTFPRFCGQTFTEASDRELGLLAVRAYNDWMVEEWCGPDAHGRLIPLTLIPLWDAGLAAAEVRRNAARGVRAVAFSEIPPHLGLPSIHTDAWDPFLAACDETGTVIAMHIGSSSKMPSTSPDAPPAVGSTITFANCCFSMVDWLMSGKFERFPNLKIMYAEGQIGWIPYILERADVVWEENRGWGGVADKVHRPPSELFTEHVYGCFFDDAFGLRNLDAIGVANVLYETDYPHSDSTWPKSKEVGEAQMGHLAGDVVERIVRGNAIELLGLTPGGLWAGE from the coding sequence ATGGAGACCGAGCGCACGGATACCTTCCCGAAGATCATCTCGGTGGACGACCACACGGTGGAGCCCCCCACCGTCTGGCAGGACCGCCTCCCGTCCAAGTACCGGGACATCGGCCCGCGCATCGTCCGCGCCCCCTTGAAGGAAATGACGTTCCTCGGCGGCAAGTTCGCGCCGGTCATGGGCGCCAAGGGCGACGACGGGCCGGTCGGCGACTGGTGGGTGTACGAGGACCTGCACCGCCCGCTGACCCGCCTCGACACGGCGGTCGGCTACGACAGGGACGAGATCCGGCTCGAAGTCATCACCTACGAGCAGATGCGCAAGGGCTCGTACGACGTGACGGCACGCCTCGCCGACATGGACGTGAACCACGTCCAGTCCGCGCTCTGCTTCCCCACCTTCCCCCGCTTCTGCGGCCAGACCTTCACCGAGGCGTCCGACCGCGAACTCGGGCTGCTCGCGGTGCGGGCGTACAACGACTGGATGGTGGAGGAGTGGTGCGGCCCCGACGCCCACGGCCGTCTCATCCCGCTCACCCTGATCCCGCTGTGGGACGCCGGCCTCGCCGCCGCCGAGGTCCGCCGCAACGCCGCACGCGGGGTGCGCGCGGTGGCCTTCTCCGAGATACCGCCGCACCTGGGACTGCCGTCCATCCACACCGACGCGTGGGACCCCTTCCTCGCGGCGTGCGACGAGACCGGCACGGTCATCGCCATGCACATCGGCTCGTCCAGCAAGATGCCCTCCACCTCACCGGACGCACCACCGGCCGTCGGCTCGACGATCACCTTCGCCAACTGCTGCTTCTCGATGGTCGACTGGCTGATGAGCGGCAAGTTCGAACGCTTCCCCAACCTGAAGATCATGTACGCGGAGGGCCAGATCGGCTGGATCCCGTACATCCTGGAGCGGGCGGACGTGGTGTGGGAGGAGAACCGGGGCTGGGGCGGCGTCGCGGACAAGGTCCACCGCCCCCCGTCCGAACTCTTCACCGAGCACGTCTACGGCTGCTTCTTCGACGACGCGTTCGGCCTCCGCAACCTGGACGCGATCGGCGTCGCCAACGTCCTGTACGAGACGGACTACCCGCACTCGGACTCGACGTGGCCCAAGTCCAAGGAGGTCGGCGAGGCGCAGATGGGGCACCTGGCGGGGGATGTGGTGGAGCGGATCGTGCGGGGCAACGCGATCGAGCTTCTCGGGCTTACGCCCGGGGGGTTGTGGGCGGGGGAGTAG
- a CDS encoding helix-turn-helix domain-containing protein has product MSDDWGVDPDDEACAVAATVGRQLKLWRETAGLTAAEFGAAIGYGEDLVYKVEGGRRIPRSEYLDQADEVLGAGGRLSAMKKDVAVARYPKTVRELAKLEGQAVELCMYANHNIHGLLQTEEYARALLRTRRPAYSSGELERMVSARVARGSVFDRTPGPELSFVQEEVTLRRPIGGSTVLRQQLQRLLVLAELPNVELQVMPTSRGDHPGTAGMIEVLKFGNGSAVGRGDGKFGGRPISDPCQLRILELRYGIIRAQALTPGESRAFIERVLGET; this is encoded by the coding sequence ATGAGTGACGACTGGGGCGTGGACCCGGACGACGAGGCGTGTGCGGTGGCGGCGACGGTGGGGCGCCAGCTCAAACTCTGGCGCGAGACCGCCGGGTTGACGGCGGCGGAGTTCGGTGCGGCGATTGGGTACGGCGAGGACTTGGTCTACAAGGTGGAGGGCGGGCGGCGGATCCCCCGCTCCGAGTACCTCGACCAGGCGGACGAGGTACTGGGGGCGGGCGGCAGGCTCTCGGCGATGAAGAAGGACGTCGCCGTGGCCCGATACCCGAAGACGGTTCGCGAACTGGCCAAACTGGAGGGGCAGGCGGTGGAGTTGTGCATGTACGCCAACCACAACATCCATGGGCTGTTGCAGACGGAGGAGTACGCGCGGGCGCTCCTGCGAACACGAAGGCCCGCCTATTCGTCGGGCGAACTGGAGCGGATGGTCTCCGCGAGGGTCGCCCGTGGTTCCGTCTTCGATCGCACGCCTGGCCCCGAGCTCAGCTTCGTCCAGGAGGAAGTGACGCTGCGGCGACCGATCGGAGGGAGCACGGTTCTTCGCCAGCAGCTCCAACGGCTCCTAGTGTTGGCAGAGTTGCCGAACGTGGAACTCCAGGTGATGCCGACGTCCCGCGGCGACCACCCCGGGACGGCCGGCATGATCGAGGTGCTGAAGTTCGGCAACGGCTCAGCGGTAGGTCGTGGGGATGGCAAATTCGGTGGTCGGCCGATCTCAGATCCGTGCCAGCTTCGTATCCTGGAACTGCGCTATGGCATCATCCGGGCCCAGGCTCTCACGCCAGGGGAATCACGGGCCTTCATCGAGCGAGTGCTGGGAGAAACATGA
- a CDS encoding PaaI family thioesterase produces MALTPDEADRILADNFAPWVLELGLRVEETGERHAVLRLPWSERLARDGGGLSGQALMAAADTATVIAVASARGAYGPMTTVQQSTSFQRPVTGADVLIDARVTKLGRRMAFAEITMTAEGTEEPAARASTVYALLG; encoded by the coding sequence ATGGCGCTGACACCTGACGAAGCAGACAGGATCCTTGCCGACAACTTCGCCCCCTGGGTGCTCGAACTCGGGCTCCGTGTCGAGGAGACCGGCGAGCGGCACGCCGTGCTGCGCCTGCCCTGGTCCGAGCGGCTGGCCCGGGACGGCGGCGGGCTCAGCGGTCAGGCCCTGATGGCCGCCGCCGACACCGCCACCGTGATCGCGGTGGCCTCCGCGCGAGGAGCGTACGGCCCGATGACGACCGTGCAGCAGTCCACGAGCTTCCAGCGCCCGGTGACCGGCGCGGACGTCCTGATCGACGCCCGCGTGACCAAGCTCGGCCGGCGGATGGCCTTCGCCGAGATCACGATGACGGCCGAGGGAACGGAAGAGCCGGCCGCCCGCGCCTCCACGGTGTACGCCCTCCTCGGCTGA
- a CDS encoding LLM class F420-dependent oxidoreductase: MQLPVQSQSTMYAEEWEAGAGPRDLVEIARAADRSGFAYVASCDHVAIPRRLAGPMSTIWYDPVSTLSYLAAATERVLLMSHVAVVGLRHPLVTAKQYATLDHLSGGRLILGVGAGHVREEFDAVGADFERRGPVLDETIDALRVALGPEEYPEFHGERFSFDGLCQRPRPAQRRVPIWVGGSSPAAVRRAALRGDGWLPQGDPRDRLPSQIARLRELRERAGVDDPITVGAITEALYVGEPGWATGRRTLTGKPEALAESLRAYRAMGVDQIQVRFRSRGCDELRDQMAAFGAEVAPHLND, encoded by the coding sequence ATGCAGCTTCCCGTCCAGTCGCAGAGCACCATGTACGCGGAGGAGTGGGAGGCCGGCGCCGGCCCCCGCGACCTCGTCGAGATCGCGCGGGCCGCCGACCGGTCGGGCTTCGCCTATGTCGCGAGCTGCGACCACGTGGCCATTCCGCGCCGGCTCGCCGGGCCGATGAGCACCATCTGGTACGACCCGGTCTCCACCCTCTCCTACCTGGCGGCCGCCACCGAGCGGGTCCTGCTGATGAGCCATGTCGCGGTCGTTGGGCTGCGCCACCCCCTCGTCACCGCCAAGCAGTACGCGACCTTGGACCACCTCAGCGGCGGCCGGCTGATCCTGGGGGTCGGCGCCGGGCACGTGCGGGAGGAGTTCGACGCGGTCGGGGCGGACTTCGAGCGCCGCGGGCCCGTGCTCGACGAGACGATCGACGCGCTCAGGGTCGCGCTCGGGCCCGAGGAGTACCCCGAGTTCCACGGCGAACGGTTCTCCTTCGACGGGCTCTGCCAGCGGCCCCGGCCGGCGCAGCGGCGCGTGCCGATCTGGGTGGGCGGGTCGTCCCCGGCGGCCGTGCGGCGGGCCGCCCTGCGCGGCGACGGCTGGCTGCCGCAGGGAGACCCGCGCGATCGACTGCCGTCCCAGATAGCCAGGTTGAGGGAACTGCGGGAGCGGGCCGGCGTGGACGATCCCATCACCGTGGGCGCGATCACCGAGGCGCTGTACGTGGGTGAACCCGGCTGGGCCACCGGCCGGCGCACCCTCACCGGCAAACCGGAGGCGCTCGCCGAGTCCCTGCGGGCGTACCGGGCGATGGGCGTGGACCAGATCCAGGTGCGGTTCCGGTCGCGCGGATGCGACGAACTCCGCGACCAGATGGCCGCGTTCGGGGCCGAGGTCGCCCCGCACCTCAATGACTAG
- a CDS encoding class I SAM-dependent methyltransferase, translating into MINYDDEARTYDASRGGEPRAEAAAAAVEPLLPRGPSTILDIACGTGIVTSRLRGPERTVVGIDRSPGMLSRAGQRLPGGVVCGDATRLPFASKGVDAVVIVWLLHLLPDPASVLAEAARVLRPGGVLITTVDKNDAHFAEDSDIAQVTADLRRQYAPRVPDDGARVLSWAAELGLELAGETVFPGIGQGRSPHGWRQAIEAGRIPWYTDAAAPDEASEAHRRLAALPDQDMARPDPLYRLIALKA; encoded by the coding sequence GTGATCAATTACGACGACGAGGCCCGGACCTACGACGCGTCCCGAGGCGGTGAACCGCGAGCCGAAGCGGCCGCTGCCGCGGTGGAGCCGCTGCTGCCGCGAGGACCGTCCACGATCCTGGACATCGCGTGCGGGACGGGCATCGTGACCAGCAGGCTGCGGGGCCCGGAGCGGACCGTGGTGGGCATCGACCGCTCGCCCGGGATGCTGAGCCGTGCCGGGCAGCGGCTGCCGGGAGGCGTCGTGTGCGGCGACGCCACGCGGCTGCCCTTCGCATCGAAGGGCGTGGACGCCGTCGTGATCGTCTGGTTGCTGCACCTCCTGCCGGACCCCGCATCGGTCCTGGCCGAGGCGGCCAGGGTGCTGCGGCCCGGCGGGGTACTGATCACCACCGTCGACAAGAACGACGCACACTTCGCCGAGGACAGCGACATCGCCCAGGTCACGGCGGACCTGCGGCGCCAGTACGCGCCCCGCGTCCCCGACGACGGTGCTCGGGTGCTCAGTTGGGCGGCGGAGCTGGGGCTGGAGCTCGCAGGAGAGACGGTGTTCCCCGGAATCGGGCAGGGCCGCAGCCCGCACGGATGGCGTCAGGCGATCGAGGCCGGCCGCATCCCCTGGTACACGGACGCGGCGGCACCGGACGAGGCGTCCGAGGCGCACCGACGCCTCGCCGCGCTACCGGACCAGGACATGGCACGCCCGGACCCGCTGTACCGTCTCATCGCCTTGAAGGCGTGA
- a CDS encoding DUF397 domain-containing protein: MIRESAVESTELTWFKSTYSDSSNGNDCVEVAATWFKSSYSSSSDGEDCVEIAACPTTIHIRDSKTPEGDRLGVTPRTWAAFVSYAAGR, translated from the coding sequence ATGATCCGCGAGTCCGCCGTCGAAAGCACCGAGCTGACGTGGTTCAAGAGCACCTACAGCGACAGCAGCAACGGCAACGACTGCGTCGAGGTCGCCGCGACGTGGTTCAAGAGCAGCTACAGCAGCAGCAGTGACGGCGAAGACTGCGTAGAGATCGCCGCCTGCCCCACCACCATCCACATCCGCGACTCCAAGACCCCCGAAGGCGACCGCCTCGGCGTCACCCCGCGCACCTGGGCCGCCTTCGTCTCCTACGCGGCCGGGCGCTGA
- a CDS encoding rhomboid family intramembrane serine protease has translation MSLHTVILYGCAAAVVLPGVEVIKSLVGGGRRMSPVELVRALWGRPVPWVAAAMAGAMTVMAVVQTAAPSVMGHLRREPGAPWWRAVTALLVQTSGWYQLAFNLAALLVIAPAAQRALGPAVMPVVFAVSGVAAQAVSMAGWSPVGGGDSVALCGLVGALAVTVALRSGPLPRRLLPLLIPAAGGVLCVLHNNHGVGVLVGCVLGAALTVTRGRWHVAAPRTAA, from the coding sequence ATGTCCCTTCACACGGTGATCCTCTACGGCTGCGCGGCGGCCGTCGTGCTGCCCGGGGTCGAGGTCATCAAGAGCCTCGTCGGCGGCGGGCGGCGCATGAGCCCCGTCGAGCTGGTGCGTGCCCTGTGGGGGCGGCCGGTGCCGTGGGTGGCGGCGGCCATGGCCGGCGCGATGACGGTGATGGCCGTCGTGCAGACGGCGGCGCCGTCCGTCATGGGCCACCTCCGGCGCGAGCCCGGCGCGCCCTGGTGGCGGGCGGTGACCGCGCTGTTGGTGCAGACCTCCGGCTGGTACCAACTCGCCTTCAACCTGGCAGCGTTGCTCGTCATCGCACCGGCCGCCCAGCGCGCGCTCGGCCCGGCCGTGATGCCGGTGGTGTTCGCGGTGAGCGGGGTCGCCGCGCAGGCGGTCAGCATGGCGGGGTGGAGCCCGGTCGGCGGCGGCGACTCGGTGGCCCTGTGCGGCCTGGTGGGCGCCCTCGCCGTGACCGTAGCCCTACGCTCCGGCCCGCTGCCGCGCCGCCTCCTCCCCCTCCTGATCCCGGCCGCAGGCGGTGTCCTGTGCGTCCTGCACAACAACCACGGCGTGGGCGTGCTGGTGGGGTGCGTCCTGGGCGCCGCCCTCACCGTCACGCGCGGACGGTGGCACGTGGCCGCTCCCCGCACGGCCGCCTGA